GCGCCGCCGCCTCGGGTGATCCGACGCAGTGCATGTGAGAGACGGGGGGCGGCGTCCACGGACGCCGCCCCCCGTCGTCGTCGCGTGCGAGCGGTCAGGCTGCCGGCGGCGTCTCCAGCAGCCCGTCCTCGCCACCGGGGACCACCTGCTCCATCGCCGGCGCCAGCGGCACGACCGGGACCAGCGGCGCGAGCCCGGGCGTCGCCGACGCGGGGAGCGTCGCCGGCGGCAGCACGACCGGCGTGGCGAGGATCGGCGACGGCGCGCTCACCCGGCCCACCGTCTCGACGGTGATCGCGTGCGTGGGGCAGATGCGCACGAAGTTGCCGTCGGCCGGGGACCACGACAGCTCCCGGCTCAGCGGATAGGCCGTGCCGTCCGCCTGCTGCCCCATCACGTGCGGCGCGAGGGCGACGCACAGCCCGCACGCGGTGCACTTCTCGTGGTCCACCGACAGGCGCACCGTGCGCCGCGGGAAGATCCCGCCGGGCGCCGTGAACAGCTCGTCGAGCCCGCGCAGCGCCTCGCACGCGGCGCGGTAGCCCTCGTCGATCAGCTCCTGCGCGTGGCCGAAGACGAACCACCCGATGTGGCTAACACGCGGCCGCACGAGCAGCATCGGCGGGCCGTTCCAGTGGCTCAGCGGCGGCACCTGCAGCGCCTGCATCATCACGCTCGCGGAGCGCATGAAGATCGACGCGAAGCCCTGCGCGTGGATCGTCGTGTCGTGCGTCAGGTCGGCGTTGCCGACGTCCACCGCGATGATCGCGTCCACCGGCGGCGCGACGCGGTTCCGCGCGGCGATGGAGACGGGGAGGTTGTCGACCGTGCCGCCGTCGACGCACACGCGCCCGTCGACGCGTCCGGGCGGGAAGAAGCCGGGCAGCGCGCACGACGCGTACACCGCGTCGCGCACCGGCACGTCGCGCAGCCCGTTGAGCCCCCACACGACCTGGGTGCCGCGCGCGACGTCCACGGTGTTGACCAGCAGCGGCAGCTCCAGCGTGTCGAAGTCGCCGTCGGGCACCACCTGCTCGACGAGCTCGCGCAGCGGCTCCGCCATGTACAGCGACGCGGCGCGCATGCGCTCGACCAGCATGCCGTAGTGGTTGATGCGGAACAGGTCGCGGCGCTTGAGCGCGACGGCACGCCGCGCCATCTCGTCCTCGTGCAGCCCCGCCGCGTACGCGGCGCCGAGCAGCGCGCCGATGCTGGAGCCGGCGACGAGCGAGGGGCGGATGCCGCGCTCGCGCAGCGCGCGCAGCACGCCGATGTGCGCGAATCCCTTCAGGCCCCCGCCACCCAGCACCAGCGCGATGCGCGGCGCCTGGCGCGCGACGACGCGCGGCGATCGCCGGGTGGCGGGGGTTTGCGCGCGGTCTTGGGGGTCTCCAGGCATCGGTGTCCTCCCGCCACGCGGGCACGTGCACGCACGGGTCGCGCTGCCGGGGGCACGCGACGTTCCACACGACCTTCCATGTCGGCCGATCGCATCCTGATGACCTGCAGACGCCTCCAGGGCCTGCGTGGTCACCGTGTCCTACACCCCTGCAGTACGAAAGAAGCGCGCCAGTGCACGGTGCGCCGGTGGTTCCCAGCGTACATTAGCGCCATGACGACCTCTCCCTCCAGCGGCCCGGCGCCCGCGCGCCACCGCGACGCGTCCCTCGTGCGCGCCCTCGGCACGTGGGGGCTGGCCGCCGGCATCGTGAACGTGACCATCGGCGGCGGCATCTTCCGCCTCCCCGCCGGCGCCGCCGACGCCCTCGGCCCCGCCGCCCCGCTCGCGTACGTCGTCTGCGCGATCGCGATGGGCCTGATCGTCGTCTGCTTCGCCGAGGCGGGGAGTCGCGTCTCGCTGACGGGCGGCCTGTACGCGTACGTCGAGATCGCGTTCGGCCCGTTCCTCGGCTTCCTCACCGGCGTGATGCTCTGGGCGAGCATGAGCGCCGCGCTGGCCGCCGTCTCGACCTTCTTCGCCGACTCGCTGGTGGCGCTCGTGCCGGCGATCGGCGCCGGCGCGGGACGCGCGATCGCGATGCTGGTGGCGCTGGCGCTCCTCGCGGGGCTGAACGTCCTCGGCGTGCGCGGCGCGAGCCGGTTCAATGCCGCGATGACGATCGCGAAGCTGCTGCCGCTGGCGGTCTTCGTCGCGCTCGGGGCGCTGGCGGTCAACGGCGCGAACCTCGCCATGACGCAGACGCCGAGCACCGACGCGATGGCGCGGGGCTCGGCCTTCCTCATCTTCGCCTTCCTCGGCGTCGAGGCGGCGCTGGTCCCCAGCGGCGAGGTGCGCGAGCCGTCGCGCACCGTGCCGCGCGCGCTCTTCCTCGCGATGCTCGCGGTGACGGTGGTCTACATCGCGGTGCACGTCGTGGCGCAGGGGATCCTCGGGCCCGCGCTGGCCGCCGCGAAGACGCCGCTCGCCGACGCCGCCGGCATCGCGCTCGGCGAGTGGGGGCGCAGGCTGATCCTCGTCGGCTCCGCGATCTCGATGTTCGGCTACGTCAGCGGCATGACGCTCGGCGTGCCGCGCATCCTGTACGCGTTCGGCCGCGACGGCTTCCTGCCGCGCGTCTTCGCGGCCGTGCACCCGCGCTACAAGACGCCGCACGTCGCGATCGTCGCGCAGGCGGTGCTCACCGCGGCGCTCGCGCTCAGCGGCGGCTTCGAGCGGCTGGCGCTCGTCGCCAACGGCGCCGCGCTGCTGGCCTACGCCGCGTGCTGCGCGGGCGCCTGGCAGCTGCGCCGCAAGGACGTGCGGCAGGCCGGCGGCGTGCCGTTCCGGACCCCCTTCGGCAGCGTCGCGCCCGCGCTCGCGCTGCTCGTCATCGGCTGGCTGATGACGGGGCTCACGATGAACGAGTGGATCGCGCTCGCCGTCGTGCTCGTGCTGTCCGTGCCCGCGTACTTCCTCACGAAAGGGCGGCGCGTTCCGCACGGAGGAGCGGAGAGCGGTGAAGCGGAGGACGAAAGGGCGCGATACGAGACGGCGCAGCCTCGCGCCTGAGGCGACTCCGCCCATCGCCGCTTCACCGTTTCACGCTTCATCGTCCTCCGCTTCATCGTCCCCCGCTTCATCGTCCTCCGATGGATTCGCTGCTGACGTTCCGGTCCGAGTTCCCCATCCTCGACCGCTCCACCTACCTCGTCTCGAACTCGCTCGGCGCCATGCCGCGCGCGACGGCCGACCGGCTGGCCGAGTACGCGGAGGTGTGGGCGACGCGCGGCGTGCGCGCGTGGGCCGACGCGTGGTGGGAGCTGCCCGTGCGCGTGGGCGACGTGATCGCGCCGCTCGTCGGCGCCGCGCCCAACGAGATCGCGATGGTCGCCAACGTCTCCGTCGCGCACGCGGCCGTGCTCTCGGCGCTCGACTTCTCGGGCGGGCGCGACACCGTCGTCATGACCGCGCTCGACTTCCCGTCGGTGCGCTACGCCGTGGAGGGGATGGCGGCGCGGAT
This is a stretch of genomic DNA from Roseisolibacter agri. It encodes these proteins:
- a CDS encoding APC family permease, with the translated sequence MTTSPSSGPAPARHRDASLVRALGTWGLAAGIVNVTIGGGIFRLPAGAADALGPAAPLAYVVCAIAMGLIVVCFAEAGSRVSLTGGLYAYVEIAFGPFLGFLTGVMLWASMSAALAAVSTFFADSLVALVPAIGAGAGRAIAMLVALALLAGLNVLGVRGASRFNAAMTIAKLLPLAVFVALGALAVNGANLAMTQTPSTDAMARGSAFLIFAFLGVEAALVPSGEVREPSRTVPRALFLAMLAVTVVYIAVHVVAQGILGPALAAAKTPLADAAGIALGEWGRRLILVGSAISMFGYVSGMTLGVPRILYAFGRDGFLPRVFAAVHPRYKTPHVAIVAQAVLTAALALSGGFERLALVANGAALLAYAACCAGAWQLRRKDVRQAGGVPFRTPFGSVAPALALLVIGWLMTGLTMNEWIALAVVLVLSVPAYFLTKGRRVPHGGAESGEAEDERARYETAQPRA
- a CDS encoding patatin-like phospholipase family protein; protein product: MPGDPQDRAQTPATRRSPRVVARQAPRIALVLGGGGLKGFAHIGVLRALRERGIRPSLVAGSSIGALLGAAYAAGLHEDEMARRAVALKRRDLFRINHYGMLVERMRAASLYMAEPLRELVEQVVPDGDFDTLELPLLVNTVDVARGTQVVWGLNGLRDVPVRDAVYASCALPGFFPPGRVDGRVCVDGGTVDNLPVSIAARNRVAPPVDAIIAVDVGNADLTHDTTIHAQGFASIFMRSASVMMQALQVPPLSHWNGPPMLLVRPRVSHIGWFVFGHAQELIDEGYRAACEALRGLDELFTAPGGIFPRRTVRLSVDHEKCTACGLCVALAPHVMGQQADGTAYPLSRELSWSPADGNFVRICPTHAITVETVGRVSAPSPILATPVVLPPATLPASATPGLAPLVPVVPLAPAMEQVVPGGEDGLLETPPAA